The following proteins come from a genomic window of Malus sylvestris chromosome 4, drMalSylv7.2, whole genome shotgun sequence:
- the LOC126619596 gene encoding chlorophyll synthase, chloroplastic-like isoform X2, whose amino-acid sequence MASVLNMVSSISLSNLNANRVPTQSAFAPVSVSFTRRRLTVRAAETDTNEVESSVPDKAPAKAGSSVNQLLGIKGASQETNKWKIRLQLTKPVTWPPLVWGVVCGAAASGNFHWTFEDVAKSIMCMCMSGPLLTGYTQTLNDWYDREIDAINEPYRPIPSGAISENEVITQIWVLLLGGLSFAGILDVWAGHKFPILFYLAVGGSLLSYIYSAPPLKLKQNGWIGNFALGASYISLPWWAGQALFGTLTPDIIVLTLLYSIAGLGIAIVNDFKSVEGDRALGLQSLPVAFGSETAKWICVGAIDITQLSVAGYLLAAGKPYYALALLALIAPQVFFQFKYFLKDPVKYDVKYQASAQPFLVLGLLVTALATSH is encoded by the exons ATGGCGTCCGTACTCAATATGGTGTCGTCTATTAGCCTATCGAACCTCAACGCCAACCGAGTTCCGACTCAGTCCGCCTTCGCGCCGGTTTCGGTTTCGTTTACCA gAAGGAGGCTTACGGTTAGGGCTGCGGAGACCGATACCAACGAAG TTGAATCTTCAGTGCCGGATAAGGCACCGGCTAAAGCCGGCTCGAGCGTCAATCAGCTTCTTGGGATTAAAGGAGCTTCTCAAGAAACT AACAAGTGGAAGATTCGTCTTCAGCTGACAAAGCCTGTAACTTGGCCTCCACTGGTATGGGGAGTAGTTTGCGGAGCTGCTGCTTCTG GAAATTTTCATTGGACTTTTGAGGATGTTGCTAAATCAATAATGTGCATGTGTATGTCTGGCCCTTTGCTCACTGGCTATACCCAG ACACTAAATGACTGGTATGACCGAGAGATCGATGCAATTAATGAACCTTATCGTCCAATTCCCTCAGGGGCAATATCTGAGAATGAG gTTATTACTCAAATCTGGGTGCTGCTTTTAGGAGGCCTTAGTTTCGCTGGCATATTAGATGTGTGG GCAGGACATAAATTCCCAATATTATTTTACCTTGCTGTGGGTGGATCCTTGCTATCGTACATTTATTCCGCTCCACCTTTAAAG CTGAAACAAAACGGATGGATTGGAAATTTTGCCCTGGGTGCAAGTTATATCAGTTTGCCATG GTGGGCTGGTCAGGCATTATTTGGGACCCTTACGCCCGACATAATCGTCCTCACACTCTTGTACAGCATAGCTGGG TTGGGAATTGCTATTGTAAACGACTTTAAAAGTGTTGAAGGAGATAGAGCACTGGGGCTTCAG TCACTCCCTGTAGCTTTTGGTTCTGAAACTGCCAAATGGATTTGTGTTGGCGCCATTGACATCACTCAGTTATCGGTCGCTG GTTATCTGCTAGCGGCTGGTAAACCATATTATGCATTAGCTCTCCTTGCTTTGATAGCTCCCCAAGTCTTTTTCCAG TTCAAGTACTTTCTCAAAGACCCTGTCAAGTACGATGTTAAATATCAG GCGAGTGCGCAGCCGTTTCTTGTGCTCGGTCTTTTAGTGACAGCGTTGGCGACAAGTCATTAA
- the LOC126619596 gene encoding chlorophyll synthase, chloroplastic-like isoform X1: MASVLNMVSSISLSNLNANRVPTQSAFAPVSVSFTRRRLTVRAAETDTNEAVESSVPDKAPAKAGSSVNQLLGIKGASQETNKWKIRLQLTKPVTWPPLVWGVVCGAAASGNFHWTFEDVAKSIMCMCMSGPLLTGYTQTLNDWYDREIDAINEPYRPIPSGAISENEVITQIWVLLLGGLSFAGILDVWAGHKFPILFYLAVGGSLLSYIYSAPPLKLKQNGWIGNFALGASYISLPWWAGQALFGTLTPDIIVLTLLYSIAGLGIAIVNDFKSVEGDRALGLQSLPVAFGSETAKWICVGAIDITQLSVAGYLLAAGKPYYALALLALIAPQVFFQFKYFLKDPVKYDVKYQASAQPFLVLGLLVTALATSH; encoded by the exons ATGGCGTCCGTACTCAATATGGTGTCGTCTATTAGCCTATCGAACCTCAACGCCAACCGAGTTCCGACTCAGTCCGCCTTCGCGCCGGTTTCGGTTTCGTTTACCA gAAGGAGGCTTACGGTTAGGGCTGCGGAGACCGATACCAACGAAG CAGTTGAATCTTCAGTGCCGGATAAGGCACCGGCTAAAGCCGGCTCGAGCGTCAATCAGCTTCTTGGGATTAAAGGAGCTTCTCAAGAAACT AACAAGTGGAAGATTCGTCTTCAGCTGACAAAGCCTGTAACTTGGCCTCCACTGGTATGGGGAGTAGTTTGCGGAGCTGCTGCTTCTG GAAATTTTCATTGGACTTTTGAGGATGTTGCTAAATCAATAATGTGCATGTGTATGTCTGGCCCTTTGCTCACTGGCTATACCCAG ACACTAAATGACTGGTATGACCGAGAGATCGATGCAATTAATGAACCTTATCGTCCAATTCCCTCAGGGGCAATATCTGAGAATGAG gTTATTACTCAAATCTGGGTGCTGCTTTTAGGAGGCCTTAGTTTCGCTGGCATATTAGATGTGTGG GCAGGACATAAATTCCCAATATTATTTTACCTTGCTGTGGGTGGATCCTTGCTATCGTACATTTATTCCGCTCCACCTTTAAAG CTGAAACAAAACGGATGGATTGGAAATTTTGCCCTGGGTGCAAGTTATATCAGTTTGCCATG GTGGGCTGGTCAGGCATTATTTGGGACCCTTACGCCCGACATAATCGTCCTCACACTCTTGTACAGCATAGCTGGG TTGGGAATTGCTATTGTAAACGACTTTAAAAGTGTTGAAGGAGATAGAGCACTGGGGCTTCAG TCACTCCCTGTAGCTTTTGGTTCTGAAACTGCCAAATGGATTTGTGTTGGCGCCATTGACATCACTCAGTTATCGGTCGCTG GTTATCTGCTAGCGGCTGGTAAACCATATTATGCATTAGCTCTCCTTGCTTTGATAGCTCCCCAAGTCTTTTTCCAG TTCAAGTACTTTCTCAAAGACCCTGTCAAGTACGATGTTAAATATCAG GCGAGTGCGCAGCCGTTTCTTGTGCTCGGTCTTTTAGTGACAGCGTTGGCGACAAGTCATTAA
- the LOC126619597 gene encoding em-like protein GEA1: MCHRGGETRKEQLGSEGYGEIGHRGGEARKEQLGHEGYRDMGHRRGEASKKQLGHEGYQEMGRHGGEMRKEQIGQEGYQEMGKKGGLRTKNKSGGERAAEEGIEINESKYKRRAANMDH, translated from the coding sequence ATGTGCCACCGTGGAGGCGAGACAAGGAAGGAGCAGCTGGGAAGTGAAGGGTACGGGGAGATAGGTCACCGCGGAGGCGAGGCGAGGAAGGAGCAGCTTGGTCATGAAGGGTACCGGGACATGGGCCACCGCAGAGGCGAGGCAAGTAAGAAGCAGCTCGGACATGAAGGGTACCAGGAAATGGGTCGCCATGGAGGCGAGATGAGGAAGGAGCAGATTGGACAGGAAGGGTACCAGGAGATGGGCAAAAAGGGCGGGCTCAGAACCAAGAACAAGTCGGGAGGAGAGCGTGCTGCCGAGGAAGGCATCGAAATTAATGAGTCCAAGTACAAACGAAGAGCCGCTAATATGGATCATTAA
- the LOC126619598 gene encoding em-like protein GEA1, translating into MCHCGGEARKEQLGHEGYQEMDHHGGEARKEQLGDEGYQAMGHREGEASKKQLGYEGYQEMGRHGGGEEGADWTGRVQGDGQKLTSEHEIL; encoded by the coding sequence ATGTGCCACTGTGGAGGCGAGGCGAGGAAGGAGCAGCTCGGTCATGAAGGGTACCAGGAGATGGACCACCACGGAGGTGAGGCAAGGAAGGAGCAGCTTGGTGATGAAGGGTACCAGGCGATGGGCCACCGCGAAGGCGAGGCAAGTAAGAAGCAGCTCGGATATGAAGGGTACCAGGAGATGGGTCGCCATGGAGGAGGTGAGGAAGGAGCAGATTGGACAGGAAGGGTACAAGGAGATGGGCAAAAACTGACATCTGAACATGAAATCCTTTGA
- the LOC126618237 gene encoding UPF0481 protein At3g47200-like: MEGHDIENPYIPLVTLVEKALEGLPLSSDSCCIYRVPERLRCVKEKAYTPQVVSIGPIHHGNKGLEDMEEHKTRYLQYFLRRSKVSLEDYVKKIKGKEAELRGCYAHTIELCTDKFVRIILVDAAFIIELLLRYCSIIQPDSNDRIFHKPCLIKDIAPDMLLLENQLPFFILKDLFATGEVPTTNLSVLELSYRFCKQSTSLHVDKDKLKSILCFDPCFTVKHFVDLIGTLHLPAAVKDSENRGRLESLAIPSMTKLHQAGVKFEVSSSKNLFDICFQDGTLEIPKLEIDDCTEQELRNLIAFEQCHFDRNYFSDYISLMDDLVNTSHDVELLVKNGIVENLLGDNNEVSTLINSLGNGVLVDKEEFYFATLSKALNKYYGKSWNKSKAELRQKYFETPWKTISVIAATCIIILTLIQTVWTVAY; this comes from the coding sequence ATGGAAGGACATGACATCGAAAACCCTTACATTCCGTTAGTAACTTTAGTGGAAAAGGCGTTGGAGGGTTTGCCTCTCTCGTCCGATTCGTGCTGTATCTACAGAGTTCCTGAACGACTACGGTGCGTAAAAGAAAAGGCCTACACACCTCAAGTAGTCTCTATAGGTCCGATTCACCATGGCAACAAAGGCTTAGAAGACATGGAAGAACACAAGACGAGGTACCTGCAGTATTTTCTACGTCGGAGTAAAGTCAGCTTGGAAGATTATGTAAAGAAAATAAAGGGCAAGGAAGCGGAATTGCGCGGTTGCTATGCGCACACCATTGAGTTGTGCACTGATAAATTTGTAAGAATCATTCTTGTGGATGCCGCCTTCATCATTGAGCTCTTATTGAGGTATTGTTCAATTATCCAGCCGGATAGCAATGATCGCATCTTTCACAAACCATGTTTGATAAAAGATATAGCACCTGACATGCTTTTGCTTGAGAATCAGCTGCCATTTTTCATTCTTAAGGATCTCTTTGCCACTGGTGAGGTGCCAACTACAAATCTTTCAGTACTTGAACTCTCGTACAGGTTCTGCAAACAATCAACGAGTTTACATGTGGACAAAGACAAATTGAAGAGTATATTATGTTTTGATCCTTGTTTTACAGTAAAGCATTTTGTTGATTTGATTGGAACTTTACATCTACCTGCGGCGGTAAAGGACTCAGAAAATCGAGGGCGACTCGAATCTCTAGCTATACCCAGCATGACGAAACTACACCAGGCTGGAGTCAAATTTGAGGTGAGTTCAAGCAAGAATCTATTTGATATATGTTTTCAAGATGGGACTTTGGAAATTCCAAAACTAGAAATAGACGATTGCACGGAGCAGGAACTCCGTAACCTTATCGCCTTTGAGCAGTGCCATTTCGATCGCAACTACTTTAGTGATTATATCTCCCTCATGGATGATCTTGTGAACACTTCACATGATGTGGAACTGCTTGTCAAGAATGGAATTGTTGAAAATCTGCTAGGTGACAACAATGAGGTGTCAACTCTGATTAACAGCCTTGGCAATGGTGTTTTGGTGGACAAAGAAGAATTCTATTTTGCTACTCTTTCAAAGGCCCTCAACAAATACTACGGAAAGTCATGGAACAAATCGAAGGCAGAACTGAgacaaaaatattttgagaCACCTTGGAAAACTATTTCTGTCATTGCTGCTACTTGTATCATCATACTCACTCTCATCCAAACGGTGTGGACTGTTGCTTACTAA